The following are encoded in a window of Candidatus Campbellbacteria bacterium genomic DNA:
- a CDS encoding serine hydrolase: protein MKKFLDNYKKLLYRHRTMTVFATLTVVAFVVLVSSVFVNNMQKQKAAVIENDKDLVEENEQKMQSQILANREEREREEVFSDLELEAEGIYVYDLNNEEVLFEKNPETPMPIASITKVMTIATAQDILSEDDVVMIGRDALDVEGDSNLRLGEKWSFREISDVALVSSSNDAAFAIAKTAGEYVKVSEDLEKESLDIFIDKVNEKAEELGLENAEFYNVTGLDLNNETKAGALASPKDISKLFSHMVLESSDTMFSTRYTDLSVSSQSGRTLEVANTNDAVSSLTGLLASKTGYTKQAGGNLAVAVDAGFMRPVVIVVLGSTYEGRFSDVEKLLQTTKEYYKNI from the coding sequence ATGAAAAAATTTCTCGATAATTATAAAAAATTATTATATCGCCATCGAACGATGACGGTGTTTGCGACGCTAACTGTAGTTGCTTTCGTGGTGTTAGTCTCTTCGGTTTTTGTTAATAATATGCAAAAGCAGAAGGCGGCGGTTATAGAAAATGACAAAGACTTAGTCGAAGAAAATGAACAAAAGATGCAATCTCAGATCTTGGCAAATCGAGAAGAGCGAGAAAGGGAAGAGGTTTTTTCTGACTTGGAGTTAGAGGCAGAAGGTATATATGTCTACGACCTTAATAATGAAGAAGTATTGTTTGAAAAAAATCCAGAGACTCCAATGCCTATTGCTTCTATCACAAAAGTAATGACCATTGCCACTGCCCAAGACATTTTGTCAGAGGATGATGTAGTGATGATCGGCAGAGACGCATTAGATGTTGAAGGTGACAGTAACTTACGCTTAGGTGAAAAGTGGAGCTTCAGAGAAATCTCTGATGTAGCCCTTGTTAGTTCCTCAAATGATGCCGCCTTTGCTATAGCAAAAACAGCCGGAGAATATGTAAAAGTTAGCGAGGATTTGGAAAAGGAGTCGTTAGATATTTTTATTGATAAAGTAAACGAAAAAGCGGAAGAGCTTGGCTTGGAAAATGCCGAATTTTACAATGTTACAGGCCTTGATCTCAATAACGAAACTAAAGCCGGCGCCTTGGCTTCTCCTAAAGATATATCTAAATTATTTTCACATATGGTTTTGGAATCATCGGATACGATGTTTAGTACCCGATATACTGATCTCTCCGTTTCTTCTCAGAGCGGAAGAACCCTCGAGGTCGCTAATACTAATGATGCAGTTAGCTCTCTTACGGGATTGCTTGCCTCTAAGACCGGATACACAAAACAAGCAGGAGGTAACCTGGCTGTGGCTGTAGATGCTGGATTTATGAGGCCGGTAGTGATAGTAGTACTCGGTTCTACGTATGAAGGTCGATTTAGTGATGTGGAAAAATTATTACAGACGACTAAAGAATATTATAAAAACATATGA
- a CDS encoding tetratricopeptide repeat protein produces the protein METNDIVLRAFEAFAHADTNTFEEHIPALTENDSPLGKLLLGMYYINHGDEAEAEEALRECIALDENNFQALFNLALLLVGRDRVSEAIDYYEKAYELNNTHFSLIYNYALALHKRARETDDEEVYKKALELYFEALEINPGHINLRENTRGALEGINVSEEILEEFEAADSRATVKSFAQQVLRG, from the coding sequence ATGGAAACAAACGATATAGTGTTGCGTGCTTTTGAAGCGTTCGCGCACGCAGATACAAACACATTTGAAGAACACATTCCTGCGCTTACGGAGAACGATTCGCCGCTTGGAAAGCTGTTGCTTGGAATGTATTACATCAATCATGGAGATGAAGCAGAAGCGGAGGAGGCGCTCAGGGAGTGTATAGCTCTCGATGAGAACAATTTTCAGGCGCTCTTTAATCTTGCTCTTCTTTTGGTCGGACGAGACAGGGTGAGTGAGGCGATAGATTATTATGAGAAAGCGTACGAGCTAAACAATACGCACTTTTCCCTTATATACAACTACGCTCTTGCACTCCACAAAAGAGCGCGAGAAACCGACGATGAGGAGGTGTACAAGAAAGCTCTCGAGCTGTACTTCGAAGCGCTTGAAATAAATCCGGGTCATATAAACCTTCGTGAAAACACCCGCGGGGCTCTCGAAGGGATCAACGTCTCAGAAGAGATCCTTGAAGAGTTCGAGGCCGCTGATTCTAGAGCGACGGTCAAGTCATTTGCGCAGCAAGTACTTCGCGGGTAG
- a CDS encoding amino acid--tRNA ligase-related protein: MERKYIEDLKDYVGEEVFINGFVWVKRDQGKIVFFDFKDATGTVQAVAHSGNPEAVEKSKEVKHQWTVEVRGKVKERPEKMRTEDLNGSIELELLDIEVISKAKELPFDVTEDTSDIDENLRLKYRYLDLRSERMQRNIRLRSQFVQKCREYLFGQKFTEIETPILTESTPEGSRDFVVPSRLHLGKFYALPQSPQQYKQLLMTAGFEKYFQIARAIRDEDLRADRGFEHSQIDIELSFVARDQVIELVEEMMTKTVESMGYSIKEKPFPRISYKEALDRFGDDKFDLRTEEEKEKGILSYAWVVDFPFFEKTDNGDWTFSHNPFSQPKEEHVETLLKIAERVDNGENPRDIDEIGEILTTQYDLVCNGFESGGGSIRAHKPEVLRATYKAMGMDDDYIEKSVGHMLEAFEFGTPPHGGIALGIERNIMNLSGEDALREVQAFPMTRGGHTSVMQGPSEISEKQLKELGISIKRKDTEAKSFH, encoded by the coding sequence ATGGAAAGAAAATATATAGAAGACCTAAAAGACTATGTGGGAGAGGAGGTTTTTATTAACGGCTTTGTTTGGGTGAAGCGCGACCAAGGAAAGATCGTATTTTTTGATTTTAAGGACGCAACCGGAACTGTGCAGGCGGTTGCTCATTCGGGAAATCCTGAGGCTGTGGAAAAGTCTAAGGAGGTCAAACACCAGTGGACAGTAGAGGTTCGCGGTAAAGTTAAAGAGCGTCCAGAAAAAATGCGAACGGAGGACCTAAACGGCTCAATAGAGCTTGAATTACTAGACATAGAAGTAATAAGCAAAGCCAAAGAACTTCCTTTTGATGTAACAGAAGACACGTCGGACATCGACGAAAATTTACGCTTGAAATACCGTTATTTGGATCTGCGATCCGAGAGGATGCAAAGGAATATAAGGTTGCGCAGTCAGTTTGTACAAAAATGTCGCGAATATCTATTTGGCCAAAAATTTACCGAAATAGAAACTCCAATTTTAACCGAGTCTACACCGGAGGGATCGAGAGACTTTGTGGTGCCGTCGAGGTTGCATTTAGGTAAATTTTACGCTTTGCCGCAGTCACCGCAACAGTACAAACAACTACTTATGACCGCTGGGTTTGAAAAATACTTTCAAATAGCGCGCGCTATCCGTGACGAAGATCTTCGCGCTGATCGCGGCTTTGAACATTCCCAAATTGACATTGAATTGTCATTCGTGGCGAGAGATCAGGTAATTGAACTGGTCGAAGAGATGATGACAAAGACAGTTGAAAGTATGGGATATTCTATAAAAGAAAAGCCATTCCCACGCATAAGCTACAAAGAAGCTCTCGATAGGTTTGGTGACGACAAATTTGATCTGCGCACAGAAGAAGAAAAAGAGAAAGGCATACTTTCGTATGCTTGGGTGGTAGATTTTCCTTTCTTCGAAAAAACAGATAATGGCGATTGGACTTTTAGCCACAACCCTTTCTCTCAGCCAAAAGAAGAGCATGTTGAAACTTTGCTAAAGATCGCAGAGCGAGTAGATAACGGTGAAAATCCTCGCGACATTGATGAAATAGGGGAGATACTAACCACGCAGTATGACTTGGTCTGCAATGGTTTTGAATCCGGCGGAGGAAGTATTCGTGCACACAAACCTGAAGTTCTGAGAGCTACATACAAAGCGATGGGAATGGATGACGATTATATAGAAAAAAGTGTGGGGCATATGCTGGAGGCGTTTGAGTTCGGTACTCCGCCCCATGGAGGTATCGCCTTAGGGATTGAGCGCAATATAATGAACCTTTCAGGAGAAGATGCGCTACGCGAAGTTCAGGCCTTTCCTATGACAAGAGGCGGGCATACTTCCGTGATGCAGGGGCCGTCTGAAATTTCTGAAAAACAACTAAAGGAGCTCGGAATCTCTATAAAAAGGAAAGATACTGAAGCAAAATCTTTCCATTGA
- a CDS encoding segregation/condensation protein A: MSDNAFVISTGAFEGPLPLLLELVQKRKVFISDIALADITEEFLSVIREQERSLKEDADFISVATTLLLIKSKSLLPNFELTPEEEESTESLTRRLEAFEKIRIKSNQLAGIYGKNVFLRRRVPQSSQKHFIPDDNIAPRTLEEAIKNVRDHLPQKNLPERVTMEQTVRLEDVLESLSSRIKKHIALSFREFASIGRSSRRDVVVHFVALLELVKQGFLEAEQTSSNGDIKLKHQEVRVPNYS, from the coding sequence ATGAGTGATAATGCTTTTGTTATTTCAACTGGTGCATTCGAGGGTCCTTTGCCGCTTTTGTTGGAGTTGGTACAGAAAAGAAAGGTGTTCATTAGCGACATAGCCCTTGCAGACATTACCGAGGAATTTCTTAGCGTTATCAGAGAACAGGAACGGTCGTTGAAAGAAGACGCAGACTTTATTTCCGTTGCAACTACGCTACTTCTGATAAAATCAAAATCTCTTCTGCCTAACTTTGAACTTACCCCCGAGGAAGAAGAGTCCACAGAAAGTCTAACCCGACGATTAGAAGCTTTTGAAAAAATAAGAATAAAGTCCAACCAACTTGCGGGTATTTACGGAAAAAATGTTTTTTTAAGACGTCGAGTGCCACAGAGTAGCCAAAAACATTTTATACCGGATGACAATATTGCGCCGAGAACTCTGGAGGAAGCGATAAAGAATGTACGAGATCACTTGCCTCAAAAAAACCTTCCCGAAAGGGTTACTATGGAGCAGACAGTGCGCCTAGAAGATGTTTTAGAAAGTCTTTCTAGTAGAATCAAAAAGCATATAGCACTCAGCTTTAGAGAATTTGCGAGTATCGGCAGATCTTCAAGGAGAGATGTGGTCGTACACTTTGTAGCTCTTCTGGAATTGGTTAAACAAGGTTTCCTCGAGGCGGAGCAAACTTCTTCGAATGGAGATATTAAACTAAAGCACCAAGAAGTAAGAGTGCCGAACTATTCGTGA
- a CDS encoding ATP-binding cassette domain-containing protein: MHYNIAYGSPDVTREEVEQAAKYAHGDEFIQRFPDGYNTLVGERGVKLSVGQKQRVAIARAYLQDPAILILDEPTSALDAKTEHDLTETLEELMEGRTTIIVAHRLSTVRRSDQILVLKAGTIVEQGTHGELIEKENGTYRELYDLQIGLND, encoded by the coding sequence GTGACGCGCGAAGAGGTAGAGCAAGCAGCGAAATATGCGCACGGGGATGAGTTTATACAGCGATTTCCTGACGGATATAACACGCTGGTCGGCGAGCGAGGGGTGAAGCTCTCGGTCGGCCAAAAACAACGTGTGGCGATCGCGCGCGCGTATCTACAAGATCCGGCGATACTTATCCTTGACGAGCCCACATCCGCGCTTGATGCGAAGACCGAGCATGATCTGACCGAGACACTTGAGGAACTTATGGAGGGGCGTACCACGATCATCGTTGCACATCGACTCTCAACCGTGCGTCGCTCAGACCAGATTCTTGTACTCAAGGCCGGCACGATCGTCGAGCAGGGTACGCACGGTGAACTTATTGAAAAAGAGAACGGCACTTACCGCGAGCTCTATGATCTCCAGATCGGCTTGAACGATTGA
- a CDS encoding SMC-Scp complex subunit ScpB, with translation MRLEEIIEALLFATGETYTIGELSRLISRDQDEVEEALADLELSLKNRGIKLLREKDRVTLVAIKEISPIVEALQKKELTTPLSQAAMDTISVILYMAPIEKKNIDLLRGVDSRKILRTLRARDLIRESREGEKVVYNPTVKLLQFMGLESEESLPDYKNHRQALINFLNENEEDS, from the coding sequence ATGAGACTTGAAGAGATAATAGAAGCACTACTTTTTGCAACAGGAGAAACCTATACAATAGGAGAGCTTTCTCGATTAATTTCAAGAGACCAAGATGAGGTTGAGGAGGCACTGGCAGACCTAGAGCTTTCTCTTAAAAATAGAGGTATCAAACTGCTTCGAGAAAAAGACCGGGTCACTTTAGTTGCGATCAAGGAGATCTCGCCCATAGTTGAAGCATTACAAAAAAAGGAACTTACAACGCCACTTTCTCAAGCTGCTATGGATACTATCTCTGTTATCTTATATATGGCGCCAATCGAAAAGAAAAACATTGATTTGTTGCGAGGAGTGGACTCACGCAAGATATTACGCACTTTACGGGCTCGAGATTTGATCAGGGAATCACGAGAAGGTGAAAAAGTAGTGTATAATCCTACTGTAAAACTGTTACAATTTATGGGGCTGGAGTCAGAAGAATCGTTGCCGGACTATAAAAATCACCGTCAAGCTCTAATTAACTTTTTAAATGAAAATGAAGAAGATTCATAG